The DNA sequence GAGCCGTTGGTGGTGCTGCCCCGCGCGCTGCTGGgaggggaggaagagaagatGTTCCACGGGAGCTGTGGCTGCGCAGAGCCGCCGACAGGAGGCGCCAACCCGggcccttcacaataagactCCCCtttgtcaatgttttattttttttaaatattttatccATAGAATTTAAGATGTAGTtcctaatacatttttttacagtctatgatttaATCCTAATTTTGGTTTTCacagaaatgtaaacattttttaatataataatgataataaaataaaaatataatggtaaaatatttttcacatatatttagaataataaataaagctataatttaatacaataaaagacccatgtgtttatttatttttttatttgtttccacatatctatatatatatatatataataaacaaataaaaaatgagaaaatgttatcctaatttttctttgtttcacagaaatgtaaaaaatattaaaattaaaaaaattatattaaaatatttctcacatatatttacaataataaaaaaacatttgatttgaaaTTACTTTCCAATAAACAAATCCAATGTCACTGTCTGTCACTatttaatttcattaaaaaataaaaataaaaattgggtCTGACTGGAAAGCTGAGACTGGTGTGGACTCAATGAGCCCAGTTGTTTtcatgatgatgtcatcatcccctaaccctaacatgatgatgtcatcagtcAGAAATCTCTCCAGAATCCCACATAAAGACACCAAGAAGAATAGTCCACGAGGTGGCACTGGCCCCCCTGAAATATTCaggttccctgtttgttacctgctctgtgtcccatatatttgacaccacaaacataaaaaccacatcaatgtGTTTGCCAGACCTTTATCTTTCTTGTGATgataatatttttaaaatatggaCCCACCGTTTTTGAATTACTGAACAAACTTAAacgtcccatggcatgaaaatgtcactttatgagtttttttaacattaatatgagttcccccagcctgcctatggccccccagtggctagaaatggtgacaggtgtaaaccgagccctgggtatcctgctctgcctttgagaaaatgaaagctcagatggaccaatcaggaatcagGGTTTCATTATACTGATTCCCAAACGACTGAATGTCTAAATCTGAGTCAACTTTTTAAGTTAAGTGGGACTTTTCATCTAACAGTAACaaatgtattagtgtgtgtacctgtcttaGTGGTTTGTGCTGCGGCCACTTCGTGTTAAATGATTGCTCAACTCAAAGACGGACAGTGCCCTAACCATaggttcagttcagtttgtcaAGATGGCTGCAGATACTGTCGCTGCTCCACATTTGAGCTTGAATGTGAGATATAAGAGAAACGTCAAAGAGAACagcggagaggaagaggagaatcAGGTGGAGATCTTAGAGGATGAAGAGCATCATGCTGAACTCAAGCCACAAAGAGCCAGTAAGTCTGAAATGATGAGTGTTGTAAAGGGGAAGTTCATCTCAGTTTCTGTGAGGCTTTATTTAAACTAGATATTGAGTGTTAATTCACAATTAATCAATCCACCATTAGTAACCATTCATTGTGAGTGTTTAGCAGGTGTCTTGGTGATGTAATCTGGTGCCTCGTGAGTCATTATTCTTATCGGTCaaactaaacaaacaataaaaaatgttctGGATGTATTTTGTCTCTGTAGGACCACGGAGCCCTGTAGCCAGCAACAGAAGGAGCTTCAGAGCTACTGCAGTGACTCTGGGAGGGGTTTATCTTCTGCTATTGGCTGGACTCTTCATTCGCTGTGAgtaattatgtttttaatacAAACTGACATATCTTAAAGGAGAAATATCATGAAATACGTTTTCAGTGCTCGTGCAAATACGTTTGGGTATTTGGAGTGCCTACAAATCCCAAATGTGAAATGAGACCCAGTCAGGTTTTTGTAGGCTGCCTAGATCATAAAACATGCGATTCAACAAGCCATTCACATTTGactccccttcctctttctcatgCAGGCTCATTAGAAAATACCGCCCCAATCTAAGTATCTCCACCCACGGCTTAACCACCAACTATTCTTTTTcataagccaatcagagcagactgtttTTCTTTTGGGAGGGGTGTTAAAgtgacaggcgctaaaacggagcttgttttttttgtttttcacagatGATACTGTCATGGTTGTGGTTTTCAGTTGTAGTTTGTcctgtttcatttttttcaattaattcaTAGTCAAAGTGATATGTCATTGTGCGCAGGATGTTACTTATTTCTGTCTTTAATTTAAAGCAGAATGATTCAGTGTTGTTGGTCTGTTTCTTATTTTGTTGTGGTTTTCACCAGATATTATTTAGTCTTTTTGCTCTTTtatagttttacattttatacaattcttattttttattttatttttacctttcTCTATGTAACTGTACTTATTTCGATTGCGTGCTGCTGCCAGGGAGTGACTCAATCAATGAAGCCTTAAACCTTCTCTTATATTTCAGTCACTTTGCTGCAGACCAGATACGACCAACTGAGCAGCAACTACAGCCAGATCCAGAGGAAAGTTTTTGGTAAGAAAGGTTTCAAATCACCATAACACACAGGATCAAACTTCACACTGTCTTTAAATAATCTCAAACTGTCTAACTTTCATCTATTGCTGTTTATCTCAAGACATATCCATCGAAAacagtcagttgcagagcagCTACGAAACACTGAGTGTAAATCACAGTCAGTTACAGGATGAAGTAAAGCATCTGAAGACCAGAATGAAAGGTGAGAAGGTTTAAAATCAGTAAACACCTGTATTATACAAATTTACAACATATAACTTGATTGTGTATTTAAAGTTGATTAAACAGTTTCATGCTGTTAAACTGTTTTGCTGAtgatgtgaatatttctgttaGAGATGGTCacttacaaatgaaatgtaaaaccTGAAGTATTTACACAGTTAACATCCTGACAGGGAAACATAACCTAGGCAAGAAAGATCTTTAAATAGTGAAACTACATTTGTTTGACTTTAAGAGAAGCTGTGTCCTGACGGATGGACGAGATCTGGATGCAGTTGTTACTTTAAATCTGAGGAGAGGAAGTATTGGTTTGAAAGCACTTCTGACTGTAAGAAGAGAGGAGCAGATCTGGTCGTCATAAACAACGAAGAGGAACAGgtgagtgtgtatgtttctgAGTGATCTtagagaaaaagaaatacaatggaaatatttaaatatgaaatatatcaaaattttaaatgtttgaaaaaacCGTTGAAATCTTTGTCTTATGAGCACTAACGGTGCAGTTCCTCATgcattctctgtttctctgctgaTTATAAATGTCTTTCTTCACTTCCCTCCGTTACTGATGTGTGTTTCCTGTCATGCTGTTGAGTCCAGTCCTCAATGTGTGGTGGACCGAAGGATCTCTCTTGTGTTTGTTGAGGCTGATTGTCAAAGTGACCAAAACTAAAACTACAGTTTAACTGTTTGTCA is a window from the Perca fluviatilis chromosome 1, GENO_Pfluv_1.0, whole genome shotgun sequence genome containing:
- the LOC120562172 gene encoding C-type lectin domain family 4 member E-like; the encoded protein is MAADTVAAPHLSLNVRYKRNVKENSGEEEENQVEILEDEEHHAELKPQRARPRSPVASNRRSFRATAVTLGGVYLLLLAGLFIRFTLLQTRYDQLSSNYSQIQRKVFDISIENSQLQSSYETLSVNHSQLQDEVKHLKTRMKEKLCPDGWTRSGCSCYFKSEERKYWFESTSDCKKRGADLVVINNEEEQKFVAELSKDGEFCIGLLQRLSQKGLEWGWIDNSPLTET